The window aataataaaaagaatgtGTGGAGGAGAATTTGAGAATAATCTTGAAAGTACACACAAAGTTAACTTTTACAAAGCGGCGAAGAATAAGAGAGACATAAAAGACGTTTAGGAATCAAATGCTTTGGTGGAATGGAACATCGACACGGTTCTAGAAATGAGAAGAAGCATCGTCTGTGATGCAATCAAAAGTGTTTGCTTTTGTTTTGGAGTTTCTTTTATTATTCTCTTCCTTCTTTCCAGAGCTTTCCTTCGGTTATATTCCTAACAAACTTGTTCACACGTTGTGTTCATACATTCtacactttcttttttttttttttctgttgtaaTATCTTCTTCCCCATAAACTTATTAATGAAACCATTTGAAGATGCTTTGATATCTAAGAAAACTTTATTAATCGTATCAACTCAACTTAAAACTGTTATCGACACATCAAAGCACTCCAAGAAGTAAATGTGAACAAACACAACAAAAGAGCTTCTACTTCTGATCGACTCCACTTGGCCATGTCTGATTCTTGACAGGCTCAAGAATAGCTTCAACCTCAGAGAGAGTTTCTTGATCCATACCCAAATCTTCAAGCTCTTTAACTGCTGCAACATTTTCTTCTACCTGGctcaaaataaaaacacacatTGTTTTCATATTATAACTCCAGTGAGATTGATTTGAGATTTGAATACCTGTGAGACAGAGCTCATTCCAACCAACACTGATGAAATCTCCTTGTTTGCCAAGCTGTACTGCAACGCCAACTTTGTGATCTTCTTACCTTTTGATTTACAATGAGCAGCAGCGGCTTTGCAAGCAGACTACACAAAAACAATAAAAGTATAACAAAGAATCTAACCATCTATGGTTAATAGAATGTTACACTGGTATGTGCTTAATAGAATGTTACCTTGAGCTCAGGGGAAGCAGGATGCCATTCAGGACCACCTTGTTCCGTAAGGAGACCCATTGCTAATGGAGAAGCACTAATCACACCCACACCTTTCCCTTTCAAGTAAGGTATCAAATCCACCAACGTCGAATCATTCACACCGTAATGGCAGTACGATAGTATCACATCGACCGTCCCTGGAGGCACTCGATCAAGAACGTAAGTGAAAATACTCAACGGAAGACCAGTGATACCGATGAACCGTGTCTTCCCTTCCTGTTTCAGTTTCTGGAGAGCAGGGATTGTTTCACTCACAATCTGTCAATCAAGAAACAACAATTAGCAAACGCTGTTCACAGACAGTAATTAAATCAAAAGAGAGAGAGTCAAAAACCTGGTCAAGAGACCCGAACTCAATGTCGTGGCAATGAAGTATGTCAACGTAGTCTAGCTGAAGCCTCTCCAAGCTCTCGTCGATGCTCTTTGTTACTCTCTCAGCGCTGAAGTCAAAGCCTTCCTCGTAACGTCCACACTTGGTTGCAACAATGTAGTCGCTTCTAGGGACTTGTAGTGCTTTTAGTCCCTTGCCAAGCATCTTCTCCGACAGTGTTCCTCCATAATACCTTCACAAAAAAGAATCAAAATCACTCAATTCTAACGTTTAGTTGGCCTAAACATTCTCACAATCACTCAACTACGAATCAGTAAGTTCTTCAGACAGATGAAGAGAGATAGAAGAAGTGATTTACGGGGAAGTGTCGAAGAAGTTAATGCCTTGTCGGAACGCCTCGCGTACGGTGGCGACTGCATCGACTTCGGCGACTGGACCGAAGACGCTTCCGAGGGGAGAGGCGCCAAAGCCGATGGAGCTAACTTTGAGACCTGTGTTTCCCAGAGGACGAAGCTCCATCTTGGCCTGAGGAATCGACATCGCTAAAGATTGACACAAAAGTGGTTCTCAGACAAAACTGATGCGAACTGATACAGATATGGTTGAGAAGAGAATACACAAGCCGACACATGTTCTgtgtttttagttttcttttttatacATGTGACCTTCCACTTCCTGAATTTACGATTATACCCTTATCAATCCAAGTTAGGTATGTACGAGTAAAAAGCAatacttttattagtttttcagCTTTGCTGTATATGACTCAAGAAAACAAATGAGATTGCATTATTTCAAAACATAAAATCATTCGAGGAGGATGAATGATTACAATAATCTTATCATTTGTAAAGCAGCTTAAATCTAGTGAATGACGAACAAAACAACCAGAATTTTTTAGCAGAGTTTGAAGAAAGCTGAAAATATAAGattgaattaaatattaaagACAACTTCGAACAAAATATAGTGTTAAATTTGAACAGCTTTGGTGTTCAGTTATAGCTCCGACTACTTCTTAAACATATTTTGCCATTGATGAGGCAAGTGTGTATTTTCTTTCCCCTTCTGGTAGCAAAATCTTCTGCATCAAAACTTATATTCACGTGAAATAACAACAAGATAATCGATATTGGAAAATTAGTGTTTAGTTATGGGAAATTAGGTGAGATAGCTAAGAAAAAAAACCATAATTCACTAAATAACCAAATTCACACTCTCTCTTCTATTTTTTCTTCCTATTTTTTTCTATCTTCTCTCTACAACCAAattaatttctctttttttagtggttatttcacaaataaaCCATTTAGTTATAGTTCGAGAACAAATGACTTACTAATGGCAACAAAAGCTTCCACTAAGGCACTCAATATGATTACTTTTGAGATTGTGTGTTTGATTGGTTGAAACTGTGGTTGTATGATTTTTGGTTTAAGATTTATGCTTTAGATTTTAACTGtggtttttccttttttttgttactgTAGATTTTTCTAAAGCACTGAATAAAAATTCTAGAAAAAATGATTTCTAAAGCAATTTGATTTCCTTTTATAATGTTTTAACTTTAGATTCAAATTTTAGAAGATAAAGCATGATGACTCGAAAAAAATGTTATAGAAATAAAGCTCCCTGTGTAATGAAGATATTGAGATTCCGCTAGACGGCAGACAATagtaaaaaatgtatatatgaatTGTTAGACAGAAATTATACATCAAGGAGAGAGTGAGAGGGAGGTAGTCCTACATGGTCTGATGCAAAAAGTGCATATATGTGATGCCCTTGAAATCTTGGAGTTTTAAAGCTTATTATGGTTAACTTTATTCAAACATATTACTCTTCATTACTTGAATGGACAAATGATGAATTTCTTGGTTCctttaagatgaagaagagttGGAGATGGATGAGAATTAGAGAGTATATTAGCtgcacaaaaataaaatttagttaagCCACCACCATGAAAGCAGTTATCTTTTCCTCAATTGCAGGCTTGGCCCAATATATATTGATGCctaaagaaatataaaattttgagcCCTTACAGAGTTGAACCTTGCACCCTGTAGGGAAATAGGCACACAATGACACAACCACTGACTAGAAACAATTTGAAATTTTGGATTTCTTTGAATTTTTACTCTAATTTGGCGCTTAAAACCCAAACTTTACCAGCTTTAGGTCACGCCGGCACTGCTCACTTGTGATGCCAATGTTGATCAGGCAGAGAAAGTCTCAACATTTTAAACTTTATTGCagtgtaactatttttattctAATTCTCAATACATTTTATCAGTTTTAAGACATCATGTGAAAACCAAAGCCTTATATATGTTTCTATGTTAATTTCGTtatgaaaatatgttttctttgttcATTGTCTCGACATCCTATCTTAAGTTGATGTTTAGTCgaattaatataataaacacTGGAAATTGTTAAAACATTTGATCTGTAAATGGAAAGAAATACAATTAAACACTGATCAGGTCAGACTAATAGTTAGAAACCGTTTTCACGGTTAAGCATCTGTTACAACAAGCAATGAACATCATTTCTGTCCATTCTTAGTAATTAAAaagcattaaaatagaagttaTCTAGAGGATTTAAGTATACATCAAGGAAGGCAAATTATTCGGACGATTTGTATATCCTGTGTTTCAAAGTTTctactaaataataataaacacaAACATACAAAAGTAAATGGAAAGGTTTGAGGAAATTGTCTTGCATTTTTAATACTTCTAAAGTTGTGCAGGCAAATCAATATtcttaaatttatttacaaaatgaaCAGTTCTATCAATAGTCTTAAATTTACGTTCTGACCCCTTCACCTAATTGACTTTGTAAAacagattaaaataaaattgctGCAAACAAGTACCTTTTCGTTTGCCAAAAAAACTATTTCGCAAGTGTTAATACTTTCCCATAAAAATAATTCCAACGCAAACAGTAAAGTGTGCGAACTAAATGTGCGGTCAGATCCGTAACGGATTGGATATAGCTCTTAAATTGCATGCATAGTTGTTGGAGTTTCACTTCTCTGACTTTGTATATCTTAAGATCTATGTATGATGGCCAAgcaatttagatatatataccGGCATATGATTTCAGGTATAGGAGATAATTAACACCTAGATAAAAAATTATTCGTGATGGTTGTATAAATGGTATTGGGCCATCATAGATTAGATCGGAAGATACAAAGTCAGAGAAGTGAAACTCCAACAACTATACATCTAACTTAAGAGTTTCCTCATTTTTCCTaagtattataaaaaaaaagaatgatcaACATATGCTACCGTTTAATGTTTCTCCTCGATGTTCTTACGTCATTTTTTTTGCcattaattttatagttttattattttttcttgccATTAACAtcgtaaacataaaaatttatcATAAAGTATATAGAACCAGAATCTCTAAAAATACAGGAATacattatttgtatattttaaacaaatttcatGCATAACTAgtgatatatataatttaacgaATCATCTGGAAATACAAATTATCATCAACACATGTTTAAAATCGAATTTAACTAGCTAAATTTTCTAGAGAGATTCAGTGACTCTGAACTTcctgattatatatatatatatatatatatattaattggcCAACTATAATATACGGAAGGCGCATACTTTTCTAATTACAAGTtcgtaaataattttaattatattttgtggaAATCAGTAAAGAATTAAAAATTACAAGTGATTAATTTGGAAAATTAAAAAACGTTCAGCAAGTATCCATGCCAACTACTATATAACTTCGCTTCAATCTTCACTTCTGATCCACAAAACTTAATTACTCATCCAATctaatcgtaaaaaaaaaacaagatgaaAATATTTAACCCATCTCGAAACCTAATCCTAGCTACAACCATTTTCCTTGTTTTCATTGTTCCTCTAAGAGCCCAAGACAGCCCACAAGACTTTTTGGACGCTCACAACCAAGCACGAGCAGCGGTTGGGGTGGATCCTTTAGCGTGGGACGAGACGGTGGCTGCATATGCTCAGGACTACGCAAACCAGCGTAGAGGTGACTGCGCCTTGGAACACTCGAGTGGGCCCTATGGAGAGAACATCGCCTGGAGCAGTGGTGACATGTCAGGTGTTGAAGCAGTTAACATGTGGGTGAACGAGCAGGCTGACTACGATTATGGTTCCAACACATGTGCCTCAGGAAAACAGTGCGGCCACTATACTCAGATTGTGTGGAAAAACTCGGTGAGCTTGGGATGTGCAAAAGTGAGTTGCGACAATGGTCAAACCTTCATCACTTGCAACTATGATCCTCAAGGTAATATTGTGGGCGAGTGGCCTTACTGAAAAGAGTACCCACGTGTgaatgtttcaaaaaatatatgttatgcaTGCATGAATTtatgtttctatatatattgttcagTTATACCAATCTTCATCATCAGCTAATAGTTGATTGGTTTGTCCGGTTCAGTCCTCTTTTGTACCATATACGTGGATTTTTATAAAGGAATAAGAAAAATGCAATGCTATACGGCTTGCATGCTTTGTGTGATTTATGATAatctttttttgtatattttttttggctcaacatCAACTTCTTCATTTACCAAAAGGTTGTACAATCAAATTGTAACCACAATGGCTCAACAGAGAGTTTAACCACTTATGATTTGAGTGCGAGGATATAGTATCACCTAAACTCACTCATTTGGAGCCTACATTACCCTATCACTCATCCAACCACTTAAACCACCATGAGAACAATCTCCTTCTACCAGAAACGGTGAAAACGAGTCGCCTTTTCTACCACACTATTACAGAGACATAACCAAAACTTTAAAACTAAGACCTAAACAAGAAGCTCAAACCCGGACATCTGATGCCAAAACGCCAATGAATCAATCCTAACGAGTCTGTATCTTGAAAATGCTATCTGATGAATTCCCCTGAGGGGATGATTGCATTAATTAGGCTGTATAAAGTCGAAAGTGTTACAGATATCTCGGGGTTACAGTTAAGATCATAACAAAGTAATTACACCATTCTCCTATATTTCACCTTCCTGCAGTTGAAGCTTCATAAGGTTGGACGATTAAAACTGGATCAGAATTGTTCAAAGAGAGTTGTCGGAAGACCCTTGGTGAAGATGTCTGCATACTGAATCGAAGTTGGGACGTGGACTTTTACTTCACCCAAAGCTACCTTCTTGCTTACAAAGTGACTGTCAAGTTCCACATGCTTAGTTCTTTGATGTTTCACCATATTTGAAGCTTGATACACAGACCCTATGTTATCGCAGTAAGCAAGAGAGGCCTTTGTGATCTTGAAGTGGAGCTCAAGCAGTAAGTTTCTGATCCAGCATAGTTATGCATCAGTGTTTGCTACACTTTTGTACTCAGCTTTCGAGCTTGATCTGGAGACTGTTGGCTGCCGCTTTGCTGACCATGAAACCAGGTTTGGACCAAGGAATACACAATAGCCTGAGGTAGATCTCTGAGTTTTGGGACAGCCTGCCCAGTCCACATTGGTATAAGCTGTTAAAGTATCAAGGCTGCCCTTGTAGAGTTGCAGTCCGTTAGCTTCTCAGAAGGTTCTGGTCACTAGTGACTGACCGATGTGCTCTAGATTCTTCTCCAATGAATTCCTGAAGAAGAAAAGTGTTGCAAGAACCCTAGATTCTCCGATTTAATTACAAGTTAGGAAGACGACATAGTTGCTAATGAGAAAGAAATTTGACGTTGGATTGAATGGGAAAGAAAATGGATTGTTTACTCCTATTCACAAGTTTCCAAAATTGGACCCAATTGAAgggaaattttatttttatattttcaaatcctAAGAGCTTATTATTTAGACATTCAAGTTTCAAGCATTTGGTTTTcgtttatctatactattaaattagaagTCATGAtttctttcatgtgtgatatttgttttaaatggaCAATTCCCTAAAAAGTtggttacattttttttttgtatttttatagtAAAATCCTAACAACatatttaattctatttttgttccatcaaaatattattagatctgcataattttgaaaatatattattccatcaatatataattataacaaaattaaattatataaaatataaattatattttaatgataataacaatttaaactgattaatttttttaaaaaaatacattttacaaagactttaaaaaagattttttgtTAGAAAGattcatttctattttaaaCTAGGCAAGAAACCCGTACGAAATCGCACGAAAAAtcatcttataatattaaaaatcacatattttataaaataatgttttatataaaaattgttaCAATCGCTTTTGATGAAATATATGTATTGCAAAAGTATCTTATATAcaactttatttctttattaataATACTAAAATCTATATTTAATTTACATGTTTTGTTgtaatgaaattaaaaatatattttattatcggTTTAGCTAAGTTATTTAAAATCTCAAAACAACTGAATATTTGaaactaataaaaagaaaacacattCCAATCTAATCATTtactatattattaataaaatatgttttattaccCATTTAGCTAagttattaataaaactttATGTTCCAGTTATATTTCTATCATAACAATTATTGCATACAAGCGCGTGTCTATCTTTTCAAGTTTCTTCTTACAATTGTCTCATAATATTTAGTTCCAACCATTTCTTGAACAAATTTCAGTTACTTTTGCATGACATTTTATCAACTTTCTCTATTAGGAAGACAATATTAGAATTACCAATTTGTACCTTTTTAAACAATTACTAGTTATATCTCGATAACTAAAACAATTactatttcatatatttatttacatgtTTTTAAGAAAGAATATAAAAAATGGATCGTATGTATGTTGATATGACCCTTCTCATTTATAATATtgccttaaatttttagaactaatacaaataaaattaactgAATTGATAAACCATAGTCTTACCTTTTCGAAATCATCAATggtttttattagattttaagCATTTTAAAATTGAGGCTCTGGAATGTTATCAGTTTCTCAAACAAATTTCTAAGCTTAGATTAAGATACAAGAATGACAAAAATAGTTCTTCATATTTATTGTATTCTTCAAAGATCTTTGAtaaatttttaacaattttccTAATCTATTTGGGATTATTgtgatttttttgttgttgtaatttGTCAATTGTTACAACCAGAGCCGATCCTAGAAATTTATAGACTAGAagcataataaaaaaaattggccaCTTTTTAGAAAGtaaaattgaaataaaacaaaaagattataTGGTCTATATAAGCCTCGAACCCGGGTTGTTTGACTGTAACATGGACCCAAAGATAACACTGGACCAATGAGAACTTATGGAAAAATGTGACCGAAATTAATACATACAATTATCGCTGGAAGCAGGTGCTTCCTTTGCTTTGTCCAAGGGCCGGCATCGGTTACAACTCCTTCAATGGTTGGTTAACACCAAAAGTTACAACgatttatcattaaaaattaCAGTCACCAACAATTGTAATGGTTTGTCACCAAAGAATGCAATGGTTCATCACTAAAATTGCATTCACCAATAGTTGCTATATTTCATTTAGGCAGTCGTAATAGTTCCACCAAATACTTGCATTTTGCAATGATTCACTTAATTCGCTAATAATCCTCTCTCGTATGTGTGTAATAGTGATTCACTAAACAAATAGCATTTATTTCAAATTGGTGCAACATGAAATGTTTTAACCAATGCAATTGTCAAACTGGTGCAACATGAAATGTTTAAACCAATGCAATTATTAGGTTAATTTtgacaatttattttaaattgatgcAATCGTAGGATGAATAAACACATTGTTAGGAAGAAAATACACATTCTTAGACATACAATTCTTAGAATAAGATGGCACGTTGTAGGATAATAAGATTTGCGCATGTATAAAACATAACTAAACATTCTGCCACCACTTTAATACCaaacaatttttataataaacatACACATACTTAGACGAGAAACCAGTCCTAAAAAACCTACACAACTTATAGGATGATAAGATATATCTTAAGATATTTTAAGCCTCTAAAACCTTTTcatttttaaggattaaaagaGACATTCTAAGATATTTGAAAAAACtcttgaaaaaataattttatgacgAAAATACATATTCTAAATAATTTCACACCCCCTTAAAAATAGGAGTGAATCTAGAGATAAACTATACTGGCTACACTAAGAACTTTCcataactatatattaattcaaaaaatacatgaacaCCCAATCTTCCCTAAATACATTCACCActactttaaaaatattacattttttgttcaaaaaataattacattttaaatgAAAAGATACCTCTTAGAcgttttgacaaaaaaacattttgcaAATGTAATTCTAAACAactaaactatatattattaaaatgaaaagccacatttttaaacaattaatttttttattttaaactatatatttattaaaacaaaaagacaCATTAATTCGGTGAAAAGATacatattcatatattttaataacttcttttaaatcaaattttaacactaaaataaaaatcacattttttttgaaaaaattatgaacATAGCCTAGTCTATGTatagtttttcaaaaatttatatgaatagtcacaactttttcAGATTTGtagtaattattttaaaatattaactttacAATTTATTATGAATATGCACATAATTACTAAAATATACTTTAATGCATAATAAAAAGATACAACtcttaaattaatatatatatttagaaagaCACTTTTTGGAGTACTTAACATCTTTTAAAAAGCTAATTTCTCTTTTAGAATGAAAAAACACAACTTttagaattaatatatttttaaaaataaaaaatgaaaacacacAACTTCGACTTTTGACATTACAATGAACTGACACACAACTACAGATACATACACACATCatataataatttgaaaatcttttaaaactaCTTTTGGTTGCGTAACttaaagacacaacctttcataTTTTGCACTACAAGAAACATGGGTGAAAGCCGACTACCATTTCTGAGAACAGAGGTTGTTGGAAAATTATCAACGATACACCGTCAACGTCGCGAGGAATGAAAACTTACTCGGTATCTTCTCAGAAATTTCGGACAAAACCATTATCTCGGTATGTTTTGGGAAAGTTTCGTCAGCATTTTGTTGGTAAAGGCAAAAATTTTCGAGAAACATAAATCATCGGCATTTAATCACATTTCTTGTCGGAAGTTTCTTGGAACTTAACGGTGGTACGTTATTCTCGGTGATTCGTTGTATATTTCATCGGAAACTCGTCAAAACTGTTGAGTATTGTAATGAATATGAACTGTGTGTATATTGATGTACCACGAAGTGTTTATATACAAGAGATTAACCTAACTAGATAAGGAAAAGGAACTAAGTAGATAACCGGTGCCAAAGaactgaagaagatgatttCTCTGCGCCAGTACGATGAGCTCGAGCAACTGTAACACCCGTAAAGTAATACACACCCTCTCGTTCTTCACCTGCTCCAATCAGGGTCCTCGTAAAAAGGTCCTGTAAAACACATAGAGTATCAGTAAAGATAGCTATACAGCCTGTCTGTCAGAAGTTTAGAAACTGAGATCAAGGTGCAATCAAAATCAGGAACATATAGAACATCAAATAAAGAGTAGTCGGTGCTAAGTCGTAGTGTTCCTGATTGTGTTGCTCGTGAAGCACGACCATTCGGGAACTTTACTGATGAAGGAAGTATATCACGAATATTATGCAACAATCGTATGTCGCCagtcatgtgatgagatgcgcTTGTGTCAATAATAACATctgttaattttgttttatcagACATGTTATCGGTAGAGAGTTGTGATTGTTTATTTTGGAGAAGCGCAATGAACGAGGCTATCTGATCTGATGAAGCTGTAGTATTGCCAGAAAAAGTATTTGCTGGAGTATGAGAGTTAGAGCGACCACGACCACGTCCGAAGCTGTTCGAACGTCCACCACGACCTCGCTGAGTGGAAGATTGTGTGGAACATTGTTGTTGCTCATTGTACCAGTCGGGATAGCCATGAAGTAGAAAACATTCAGAAGACTCATGACCTTTGCGATTGCAGTGAGTACAAAACCGGTTTGGATCACGGTTCCGGTTTGACGTTGTATTGGGTGTAGAGTCTGACTTCACAGAAAACCCGATGATATCCTGTTTTAACTTGGATGATCGAGTAGTAATGATAGTTTATTCAGCATGTATCACTCGAAAGTAAACCGAGTTAAGATCAGGAAGAGGATCTTCATCGATGATTTGAGAACGGATGGAGCTAAAACGAGATGCATCAAGTCCAAACAAGAACTTATGAACACGGGGGTCTTCTTTTTCCTTCTCAATAGTAGTAGAAGCAGCACAAGAACATGGTTGAGTAGTTTGAAAGTTCTGTAATTCCTCCCATAGTTTGGAAACGACCGTAGTCTTGCAAAACAGAATGAGATTTTTACCTCTAGAAACACTTTATCACATATCAATTACACTACAAGACACTTATCACTTTAGACATACTTTACCTTGTAGAATGATTCTTATAACCTTAAACTAAAGAAAATGGAACATTTCAATTTCTTCCCATCACACAAATCcctctcttctttttattttactttattgtttttcttatcacatattatgttttcatttacttttatctcaaattctaaaatatattaaacaaaaataattatcataataaattatatataagattatctatcttttaagatctattttcatatatatatattatatatatatattaatgtgtaaataaaattaaatgtggACGTGGATACCAAAACGTGGATAATAGAATTATAGATTAGATGTGGACATGAACACCATCCACATCGTCTCATGTGTTGTCATTCTCTGCTCTCACCGTGGCGTTGTGGCCATGCTCAAGATCGTTGTGGTAGCTGTCTTTGCCTCTTTAGCTGTAGAAGGAAAGTTCGAGTAATCTTTTATAAAGTGTAGATCTTTTTCTCATGTTAAGCTGAACCTTTTTAATCTCATAAATTGTAATCTTGTCCATATTTTTGC of the Brassica rapa cultivar Chiifu-401-42 chromosome A03, CAAS_Brap_v3.01, whole genome shotgun sequence genome contains:
- the GDH gene encoding L-galactose dehydrogenase: MSIPQAKMELRPLGNTGLKVSSIGFGASPLGSVFGPVAEVDAVATVREAFRQGINFFDTSPYYGGTLSEKMLGKGLKALQVPRSDYIVATKCGRYEEGFDFSAERVTKSIDESLERLQLDYVDILHCHDIEFGSLDQIVSETIPALQKLKQEGKTRFIGITGLPLSIFTYVLDRVPPGTVDVILSYCHYGVNDSTLVDLIPYLKGKGVGVISASPLAMGLLTEQGGPEWHPASPELKSACKAAAAHCKSKGKKITKLALQYSLANKEISSVLVGMSSVSQVEENVAAVKELEDLGMDQETLSEVEAILEPVKNQTWPSGVDQK
- the LOC103862254 gene encoding pathogenesis-related protein 1, producing MKIFNPSRNLILATTIFLVFIVPLRAQDSPQDFLDAHNQARAAVGVDPLAWDETVAAYAQDYANQRRGDCALEHSSGPYGENIAWSSGDMSGVEAVNMWVNEQADYDYGSNTCASGKQCGHYTQIVWKNSVSLGCAKVSCDNGQTFITCNYDPQGNIVGEWPY